A window of the Polaribacter sp. HaHaR_3_91 genome harbors these coding sequences:
- a CDS encoding GDSL-type esterase/lipase family protein, whose amino-acid sequence MFWYHPDLERLENQIQELEYHPKTIFYGSSTLTLWNNLTTTFKEHKPINLGFGGSTLAACTWFFDRVFENIKDIDAIVIYAGDNDLGDGRHPEEIILFLENLLLKIRTKYGNIKCTCISIKPSIARSHLQESINYTNIKIQKLMSKDDNFHFVNIYDDLLDKKGKPNSKYFEEDGLHFNTKGYNLLEKALQKHPIIFPQKILEKTF is encoded by the coding sequence ATGTTTTGGTATCATCCAGATTTAGAACGATTAGAAAATCAAATTCAAGAATTAGAATATCATCCCAAAACGATTTTTTACGGAAGTTCTACATTAACCCTATGGAATAACTTAACTACTACTTTTAAAGAACACAAACCTATAAATTTAGGATTTGGAGGCTCTACCCTGGCTGCTTGTACTTGGTTCTTTGATCGTGTTTTTGAGAATATAAAAGACATAGATGCTATTGTAATTTATGCAGGAGATAATGATTTGGGAGATGGCAGACATCCAGAAGAAATTATTCTATTTTTAGAAAACTTACTACTTAAAATTAGAACTAAATACGGTAACATAAAATGCACTTGTATTTCTATAAAACCTAGTATTGCACGCAGTCATCTGCAAGAAAGCATCAATTATACAAATATAAAAATTCAAAAATTAATGTCTAAAGACGATAATTTTCATTTTGTAAATATTTATGATGACTTATTAGATAAAAAAGGAAAACCTAATAGCAAGTATTTTGAAGAAGATGGATTACATTTTAATACCAAGGGTTACAACTTATTAGAAAAAGCACTCCAGAAACATCCTATAATTTTCCCTCAAAAAATACTCGAAAAAACATTTTAA
- a CDS encoding metallophosphoesterase, with translation MKYIRILILGLTLVFTSCKHPFEFSVYEANVKTEQQNTTDKNLKLLENITVDSKEFKFAFLSDVHFFYDQLSTVIDDINKRDDIKFVIFGGDIADQALLREYEIFHDIMSKLKKPYLTVIGNHDYNINGGIIYKKMFGDYNYSFEFNNNKFVLFDDVVWESEKELDFDWLTSELEDNISFNQVFVIAHIPPYGDQFDDELREKYRSTMSKYNVPLSIHGHTHSYFYEEGDVSYLTAPAVKEKAYNIVSVKDKGFSVELIEL, from the coding sequence ATGAAATATATTAGAATATTAATACTAGGTCTTACACTCGTTTTTACAAGCTGTAAACATCCTTTTGAGTTTAGTGTTTATGAAGCAAACGTTAAAACCGAACAACAAAATACTACTGATAAAAATTTAAAATTATTAGAGAATATTACAGTAGACTCTAAAGAATTTAAATTTGCTTTTTTATCAGATGTACATTTTTTTTATGATCAACTTAGTACAGTAATTGATGATATAAATAAAAGAGATGATATTAAGTTTGTAATCTTTGGAGGTGATATTGCTGATCAAGCATTATTAAGAGAATATGAGATTTTTCATGATATAATGTCTAAATTGAAGAAACCTTATCTAACCGTTATTGGAAATCATGATTATAATATAAATGGAGGAATCATCTACAAGAAAATGTTTGGTGATTATAATTATTCTTTTGAATTTAATAATAACAAGTTTGTTCTTTTTGATGATGTTGTTTGGGAAAGTGAAAAGGAGTTAGATTTTGATTGGTTAACATCAGAATTAGAAGACAATATATCTTTTAATCAAGTATTTGTCATTGCTCATATTCCTCCTTATGGAGATCAATTTGATGATGAATTAAGAGAAAAGTACAGATCTACCATGTCAAAATACAATGTTCCATTATCTATTCATGGACATACGCACAGTTATTTTTATGAAGAAGGTGATGTAAGTTACCTAACTGCACCTGCTGTTAAAGAGAAGGCGTATAATATAGTATCTGTGAAGGATAAAGGGTTTAGTGTTGAATTGATTGAATTATAA